The Chloroflexota bacterium genome has a window encoding:
- a CDS encoding proline racemase family protein: protein MRFNRLITAVDSHTEGEPARVVIGGIPPIPGKTMVEKWLWAQKNLDDVRTMLMFEPRGSNIQSGSIITAPAHPEADVGVLFIEVSGFLPMCGHMTIATCTVLVETGMVEAKEPVTNIVLDTPAGLVRAKVRVANGQVQDVTFQNVPAFLYKRDVVVDVPELGKVRLDIAWGGNFYAILPAESVGLELVPERAKEIVDKGSKIREAVFDQVQIAHPENPAIDRCTHVRFVAPSTNPKATAKNAVLYGVEAIDRSPCGTGTSAEMAARYAKGELKLNEEFVSESIIGSLFYGKLIEETTVGSFPAVVPTIRGSAYISGLQQFVLDPRDPWPHGFYVGPKSKWGAEF, encoded by the coding sequence ATGAGATTTAATAGACTCATCACAGCGGTGGATTCACACACCGAAGGGGAGCCAGCGAGAGTTGTCATAGGCGGAATCCCTCCTATTCCTGGGAAAACCATGGTCGAGAAATGGCTGTGGGCGCAGAAGAATCTAGACGATGTGCGCACGATGCTCATGTTTGAACCGCGTGGCAGCAACATCCAGTCTGGTAGCATCATCACTGCGCCGGCGCATCCAGAAGCAGATGTGGGGGTGCTCTTCATCGAAGTCAGCGGCTTCCTGCCCATGTGTGGACATATGACTATTGCTACCTGCACAGTGTTGGTGGAAACAGGCATGGTGGAAGCCAAGGAACCGGTGACCAATATTGTCCTGGATACCCCAGCTGGGCTCGTCAGAGCAAAAGTGCGCGTTGCAAACGGCCAGGTACAGGATGTGACTTTCCAAAATGTCCCTGCTTTCCTTTATAAACGCGATGTGGTGGTTGACGTGCCCGAACTGGGAAAAGTGAGGCTAGACATTGCATGGGGCGGAAATTTCTATGCTATTCTCCCTGCAGAGAGCGTAGGTTTGGAACTGGTCCCCGAACGCGCCAAAGAGATCGTGGACAAGGGTTCGAAGATAAGGGAAGCGGTCTTTGATCAGGTACAAATCGCGCATCCGGAAAACCCGGCTATTGACCGCTGCACTCACGTGCGGTTTGTAGCACCGTCCACCAATCCGAAAGCAACGGCAAAGAATGCCGTCCTCTATGGGGTTGAAGCCATAGATCGTTCCCCATGTGGTACGGGGACATCAGCAGAAATGGCTGCTCGCTATGCCAAGGGTGAACTCAAATTGAATGAAGAGTTTGTCAGCGAAAGCATCATTGGCAGCCTTTTCTATGGCAAACTCATAGAGGAAACAACCGTAGGTTCGTTCCCTGCAGTCGTGCCCACGATCAGAGGCAGCGCCTACATCAGCGGTCTTCAGCAATTCGTGCTCGATCCCAGGGATCCCTGGCCGCATGGATTCTATGTGGGGCCAAAGAGCAAATGGGGTGCCGAGTTCTAG
- a CDS encoding dihydrodipicolinate synthase family protein — protein sequence MDKQSKSARKPLEGVFPLLPFAIKENQEPDLDGLAHNVEFLAKSGVHGFIIFGCMGEFYAPSEAEFNLVVDAAVQAAAGRLAVVVGTTFQNAKECIRRTKYAERAGADGVMIAPPYVINPTEEVVFEHYRAINEVVDEIQIMAYNYPPLPRGFNMTPAFWDRLLELEHIKAVKESNGDVWHRVNVLTKIADKINVFSGGEGWLFSDVLLGGKGIVSLFGIAVPKAVLALYNACMNRDLNKAIPLYRKFTQLCGYLTSENEVAYLKATAEIGGQKAGRPRAPYQPLDPAVHQVLERYLTELASIE from the coding sequence ATGGACAAGCAATCAAAAAGTGCTCGCAAGCCATTGGAAGGTGTTTTCCCTCTGCTACCCTTTGCTATAAAAGAAAACCAGGAGCCTGACTTGGATGGACTGGCGCATAACGTTGAGTTCCTGGCCAAATCGGGCGTCCATGGCTTCATCATCTTCGGCTGCATGGGAGAATTCTATGCCCCCAGCGAAGCAGAATTCAACCTGGTTGTAGATGCGGCAGTGCAAGCCGCAGCTGGAAGGCTGGCAGTCGTTGTGGGAACTACCTTCCAGAATGCGAAGGAATGTATTCGCCGAACCAAGTATGCTGAACGCGCCGGTGCCGATGGGGTCATGATTGCGCCTCCCTACGTGATTAACCCCACCGAGGAGGTTGTTTTCGAACACTATCGCGCCATCAACGAGGTGGTGGATGAGATTCAAATCATGGCTTACAACTATCCGCCTCTTCCCAGGGGATTCAACATGACTCCTGCCTTCTGGGACAGGCTCCTAGAGCTGGAGCACATCAAGGCAGTAAAGGAATCCAATGGCGACGTCTGGCATCGGGTGAATGTGCTCACCAAAATAGCCGACAAGATCAACGTCTTCTCCGGTGGCGAGGGATGGCTGTTCAGCGATGTCCTGTTAGGGGGCAAGGGAATCGTGTCGCTATTCGGGATTGCCGTTCCAAAAGCGGTGCTGGCTTTGTACAATGCCTGTATGAATAGGGATCTGAACAAAGCGATACCCTTGTACCGCAAGTTCACGCAACTTTGCGGCTACCTCACTTCCGAAAATGAGGTGGCATACCTCAAAGCGACCGCTGAGATTGGCGGACAGAAAGCTGGCCGTCCCAGAGCGCCTTATCAACCATTGGACCCAGCAGTGCACCAAGTGCTGGAAAGATATTTAACTGAACTCGCTTCAATAGAATAA
- a CDS encoding proline racemase family protein: MKFSRILTAIDSHTGGNPERVVIGGVPPIPGETMLEKLKYVRHHLDSLRTFLVHEPRGHSNMYASLLIPPTVDGADFGVLYLEPGGYATMCGHGTIAICTVLVEMGMVTVKEPMTRIVLDTPAGIVQADVAVKDGMAESVTIQNVPSFLYKADVEVDVPGIGRVKVDIAYGGNFYAILPAESVGLEISPEHANEIISCGTKIWQAVNEQVEIHHPEAPEINCINYVEFSAPPTHPKATLKNAVVVPPAGIDRSPCGTGTSAKMATLYAKGELGLHEEFVHESIIGSLFYGRLIEETKVGPFAAVVPTIKGSAYIMGIQQFVLDPRDPFPTGFLLGKQEKLYGVDFGS; this comes from the coding sequence ATGAAATTCAGCAGAATACTTACCGCAATTGACTCGCATACCGGGGGCAACCCAGAGAGAGTGGTCATCGGAGGAGTGCCGCCCATCCCTGGGGAGACTATGTTGGAGAAACTGAAATACGTGCGCCACCATTTGGACTCCCTCCGTACCTTTCTCGTGCACGAACCTCGGGGGCATAGCAACATGTATGCTTCCTTGCTCATTCCACCCACAGTGGATGGCGCAGATTTTGGAGTGCTCTACCTAGAGCCAGGTGGTTACGCGACCATGTGCGGGCACGGCACCATTGCCATTTGCACCGTCTTGGTGGAAATGGGCATGGTGACAGTGAAAGAGCCGATGACCAGGATTGTGCTCGACACCCCTGCCGGCATAGTCCAAGCCGACGTGGCAGTGAAAGATGGCATGGCGGAGTCTGTAACCATTCAGAACGTCCCCTCCTTTCTCTATAAAGCAGATGTAGAGGTGGATGTCCCAGGAATAGGGCGGGTAAAGGTGGACATTGCCTACGGCGGCAATTTTTACGCCATCCTGCCCGCAGAGAGTGTAGGCTTGGAGATCTCACCAGAGCATGCGAACGAAATTATCTCATGTGGCACTAAGATTTGGCAAGCAGTCAATGAACAGGTAGAGATCCACCACCCAGAAGCTCCAGAAATCAATTGTATCAATTATGTAGAGTTCTCTGCGCCGCCAACACACCCAAAAGCCACGCTGAAGAACGCGGTTGTGGTGCCCCCTGCTGGCATAGACCGCTCTCCTTGCGGCACTGGGACAAGCGCCAAGATGGCTACGCTCTACGCCAAGGGAGAATTGGGTTTGCACGAGGAATTCGTCCACGAGAGCATTATCGGCAGCCTTTTCTACGGTCGGCTAATTGAGGAGACCAAGGTCGGTCCGTTTGCTGCGGTCGTGCCCACGATCAAAGGCAGCGCCTATATCATGGGCATCCAACAGTTCGTGCTCGACCCCAGAGACCCCTTCCCCACCGGGTTTCTGCTGGGAAAGCAGGAAAAACTGTACGGCGTTGATTTTGGCTCCTAA
- the dapA gene encoding 4-hydroxy-tetrahydrodipicolinate synthase translates to MEKWRGVYAVMLTPFQADESLDKEALRRHIDFLIAEGIHGIIATGSTGEFASLSDEEHKRVVDITIEQARGRVPVLVGSAANSTQHTIMYSQYAEQAGADGLMVVAPYYCHPSERELYEHYKAVAESVRIPIMIYNNPVTSGVDMRPELLARLAEIDNISYVKEATGDIRRVGQIKRLCGDKMSVFVGCDNVMLECWLMGADGWVSGSANIIPARCVELYELTIKGQIDQARELYYRMLPLGDMLDLEGSFVQYLKAGSELLGRPLGKPRRPLLPPLEEDLERLKAALDLVTGK, encoded by the coding sequence ATGGAAAAGTGGCGTGGGGTCTATGCGGTCATGCTCACTCCTTTCCAAGCCGATGAATCGTTGGACAAGGAAGCACTGAGGAGACATATAGACTTTTTGATTGCAGAGGGGATTCATGGCATTATCGCAACGGGCAGCACAGGGGAATTTGCCTCCCTGTCTGACGAAGAACACAAGAGAGTGGTGGACATCACCATTGAGCAAGCGCGTGGCAGGGTGCCTGTGCTGGTGGGTTCGGCAGCCAATTCCACCCAACATACCATTATGTATTCTCAGTATGCAGAACAGGCCGGTGCGGATGGCTTGATGGTCGTCGCCCCCTACTATTGCCACCCCAGCGAACGGGAACTATATGAGCATTACAAAGCTGTGGCTGAAAGCGTACGCATCCCGATCATGATCTACAACAATCCGGTGACTAGCGGAGTGGATATGCGTCCAGAGCTACTGGCACGGCTGGCTGAGATCGATAATATTTCTTATGTCAAAGAAGCCACTGGTGATATCCGGCGTGTTGGGCAGATTAAGAGACTATGCGGCGATAAGATGAGTGTCTTCGTTGGCTGCGACAACGTCATGTTGGAATGCTGGCTCATGGGCGCTGATGGTTGGGTATCTGGTTCAGCCAATATCATTCCCGCCCGATGCGTTGAGCTGTACGAACTTACAATCAAGGGGCAAATTGACCAAGCCAGAGAGCTGTATTACCGGATGCTGCCCCTGGGAGATATGCTTGACCTCGAAGGGTCGTTTGTCCAATACCTGAAAGCCGGTTCGGAATTGCTAGGACGTCCGCTAGGAAAGCCCAGAAGACCTCTGTTGCCACCTCTGGAAGAAGATCTTGAGAGGCTGAAAGCGGCACTTGACCTGGTAACCGGGAAATGA
- the ilvD gene encoding dihydroxy-acid dehydratase, with protein sequence METRHNFFVGPQAAHRRQIYKGAGYTHDDFGKPLIGVANSWTEASPAHMHLRQLAEVVKAGIWQAGGVPFEFGLFATCGNIAIGTENMKYELAIRDVLAASIEIMSMVHLFDGLVLLASCDNIIPGHLMGAIRVDLPSIMVTGGPMLAGKWREGTVLAPDVNEAVFGALPLKHISEQDLREMEECSCPGPGACPVMGTANTMQILTEAMGMALSGSATIPAISADRLKVARRSGQRIVELVKEDVRPSRILDERALRNAIVVNAAIGGSTNAPLHIISMGKELGIQIELDLFDEISRKTPLLASVIPNGPHTVVDFHEAGGVPALLKELGDLIDGSALTVDGRTVGENVQQVRGSRGPAISSRDQPVQAEGGLAVLKGNIAPRGAIVRTSAIKKEMLVHRGPAKTFNSDQEAWKAIIEGRIQPGDVIVVRYEGPKGAPGMKEVMLSTDALYRIGLEGSVGLITDGRFSGFNRGPIVGHVSPEAMEGGVIAIIEDGDMIEINIPARQLHVELPEEEIQRRLAHWRAPEPKTKTGFLALYAQMALPADQGAAMQKWRHT encoded by the coding sequence TTGGAAACACGGCATAACTTCTTTGTCGGTCCACAGGCGGCACACCGCAGGCAGATATACAAAGGTGCTGGCTACACACACGATGATTTTGGCAAGCCATTGATCGGAGTAGCCAACTCTTGGACAGAAGCCTCGCCTGCACACATGCATCTCCGGCAACTGGCGGAAGTGGTAAAAGCAGGAATCTGGCAGGCCGGAGGAGTCCCGTTCGAGTTTGGACTTTTTGCTACCTGCGGCAACATCGCTATCGGGACAGAAAACATGAAGTACGAGCTGGCGATCCGCGATGTCCTTGCGGCGTCCATAGAAATTATGTCCATGGTGCATCTGTTTGATGGCTTGGTCCTACTGGCTTCGTGCGACAACATTATCCCCGGCCACCTCATGGGCGCAATTAGGGTAGATTTGCCCTCCATCATGGTCACTGGCGGGCCAATGCTAGCGGGAAAATGGCGCGAAGGCACGGTATTAGCCCCCGATGTGAATGAGGCAGTGTTCGGTGCCCTCCCCCTGAAGCACATTAGCGAACAAGACCTGCGCGAAATGGAGGAATGTTCTTGTCCTGGGCCTGGCGCCTGTCCGGTCATGGGGACTGCCAACACTATGCAAATTCTGACCGAGGCCATGGGCATGGCTCTATCTGGCTCAGCCACAATTCCCGCCATCTCAGCGGATAGATTAAAGGTGGCTCGCCGGTCCGGTCAGCGTATTGTTGAACTGGTGAAAGAGGATGTGCGTCCTTCTCGTATCCTCGATGAGAGAGCCCTCAGGAATGCTATCGTCGTGAATGCAGCGATTGGTGGCTCCACAAATGCACCTCTCCATATCATTAGCATGGGAAAAGAGCTTGGAATACAAATAGAACTGGATTTGTTCGATGAAATCAGCCGTAAGACTCCGCTTTTAGCTTCTGTCATCCCCAATGGCCCTCATACGGTAGTTGATTTCCACGAGGCGGGGGGAGTCCCTGCATTGCTGAAAGAATTGGGAGACCTGATCGACGGCAGTGCTTTGACCGTTGATGGCAGGACTGTGGGTGAAAATGTCCAACAAGTTCGTGGAAGCCGGGGCCCTGCTATCTCCAGCAGGGATCAGCCGGTGCAAGCCGAGGGCGGTCTGGCTGTGCTCAAGGGAAACATCGCGCCTCGTGGCGCCATCGTGCGCACCTCTGCCATCAAGAAGGAAATGCTAGTACACAGAGGTCCAGCGAAAACCTTTAACAGCGACCAAGAAGCCTGGAAAGCGATTATAGAAGGCAGAATCCAACCTGGCGATGTGATCGTGGTGCGTTATGAAGGCCCCAAAGGCGCACCAGGCATGAAGGAGGTGATGCTATCTACCGATGCCCTATATCGTATTGGCCTGGAGGGTTCGGTCGGACTGATTACCGATGGCCGTTTTTCTGGGTTCAACCGCGGTCCCATTGTGGGTCACGTATCGCCAGAAGCCATGGAGGGCGGCGTTATCGCCATCATCGAAGATGGGGATATGATTGAGATTAACATCCCCGCTCGCCAGTTGCACGTGGAGTTGCCGGAAGAAGAGATTCAAAGACGCCTAGCCCACTGGCGCGCACCAGAACCCAAGACCAAGACGGGGTTCCTCGCACTTTATGCGCAGATGGCATTGCCAGCCGATCAAGGCGCGGCAATGCAGAAATGGAGACATACCTAA